From Zalophus californianus isolate mZalCal1 chromosome 16, mZalCal1.pri.v2, whole genome shotgun sequence, one genomic window encodes:
- the HSD17B1 gene encoding estradiol 17-beta-dehydrogenase 1 isoform X6, with protein sequence MDRTVVLITGCSSGIGLHLALRLASDPSRSFKDPHLLPEPPVYATLRDLRAQGPLWEAARARGCPPGSLETLQLDVRDADSVAAARARVTEGRVDVLVCNAGRGLLGPLEVHTAGAVGSVLDVNVTGTVRTLQAFLPDMKRRRSGRILVTGSMGGLMGLPFNAVYCASKFAIEGLCESLAVLLPPFGVHVSLIECGPVRTAFLEKQEGVPGGALDGADAETRVLFSCYQRHLERIFREAAQDPEEVTEVFAVSLDNLI encoded by the exons ATGGACCGCACTGTGGTGCTCATCACTGGCTGCTCCTCGGGCATTGGCCTGCACCTGGCCCTGCGCCTGGCATCCGACCCCTCGCGGAGCTTCAAAG ATCCTCATCTTCTTCCGGAACCTCCAGTGTATGCCACGCTGCGGGACCTGAGGGCGCAGGGCCCTCTGTGGGAGGCGGCCCGGGCCCGAGGGTGCCCTCCTGGCTCCCTGGAGACATTGCAGCTGGACGTGAGGGACGCAGACTCTGTGGCCGCTGCCCGGGCACGCGTGACCGAGGGCCGCGTGGATGTGTTGG TGTGCAATGCAGGGCGGGGCCTGCTTGGGCCGCTGGAGGTGCATACGGCTGGCGCCGTGGGGTCAGTGCTGGACGTGAACGTGACCGGGACGGTGCGGACACTGCAGGCCTTCCTGCCCGACATGAAGCGCCGCCGCTCAGGACGTATACTGGTGACCGGCAGCATGGGCGGTTTGATGG GGCTGCCGTTCAACGCCGTTTACTGCGCCAGCAAGTTCGCGATCGAAGGTCTTTGCGAGAGTCTGGCGGTTCTGCTGCCGCCCTTCGGGGTCCA CGTGAGCCTCATCGAGTGCGGCCCGGTGCGCACCGCCTTTCTGGAGAAGCAGGAGGGCGTCCCGGGCGGGGCGCTGGACGGCGCGGACGCTGAGACCCGGGTCCTCTTCTCCTGCTACCAGCGCCATTTGGAGCGGATCTTCCGCGAGGCGGCGCAGGACCCGGAGGAGGTGACCGAG gTCTTTGCTGTTTCCCTGGACAACCTTATCTAA
- the NAGLU gene encoding alpha-N-acetylglucosaminidase: MEAAAVAAVLGFLLLAAAGSSAGDEAREAAAVRALLARLLGPGPAAAFSVSVERALAAESGLDTYRLSGGGAGARVRVLGSTGVAAAAGLHRYLRDFCGCHVAWSGSQLRLPEPLPAVQEELTETTPNRYRYYQNVCTHSYSFVWWDWARWEWELDWMALNGINLALAWNGQEAIWQRVYLALGLTQSEIDEYFTGPAFLAWGRMGNLHTWGGPLPRSWHLKQLYLQHRILDRMRSFGMIPALPAFAGHIPKALTRVFPQVNVTQLGSWGHFNCSYSCSFLLAPEDPLFPIIGSLFLRELTKEFGTDHIYGADTFNEMQPPSSEPSYLAAATASVYQAMITVDPDAVWLLQGWLFQHQPQFWGPAQVRAVLGAVPRGRLLVLDLFAESQPIYVRTASFHGQPFIWCMLHNFGGNHGLFGALEAVNRGPAAARLFPNSTMAGTGMAPEGIGQNEVVYALMAELGWRKDPVADLEAWVTGFAARRYGVAHKGTEAAWRLLLRSVYNCSGEACIGHNRSPLVRRPSLRMVTTVWYNRSDVFEAWRLLLTATPALATSPAFRYDLLDVTRQAAQELVSLHYGEARTAYLNKELVPLLRAAGTLVYELLPALDTVLASDHRFLLGGWLEQARAAAVSEAEARFYERNSRYQLTLWGPEGNILDYANKQLAGLVADYYTPRWELFVDMLVESLVQGIPFQQHQFDEKAFWLEQTFVFSTRRYPSQPQGDTVDLAKKLFLRYYPRLVAGSL; this comes from the exons ATGGAGGCAGCAGCTGTGGCGGCGGTCCTGGGGTTCCTGCTCCTGGCCGCCGCGGGCAGCTCGGCCGGGGACGAGGCCCGGGAGGCGGCGGCCGTGCGGGCGCTGCTGGCCCGGCTGCTGGGGCCCGGGCCGGCGGCCGCCTTCTCCGTGTCTGTGGAGCGCGCCCTGGCGGCCGAGTCCGGCCTGGACACCTATCGCTTGAGCGGTGGCGGCGCCGGGGCGCGGGTGCGAGTGCTCGGCTCCACCGGCGTGGCCGCCGCCGCGGGACTGCACCGCTACCTGCGCGACTTCTGCGGCTGCCACGTGGCCTGGTCAGGCTCTCAGCTGCGCCTGCCGGAGCCGCTGCCCGCGGTGCAGGAGGAGCTGACCGAGACCACGCCCAACAG GTACCGCTATTACCAGAATGTGTGCACGCACAGCTACTCCTTCGTGTGGTGGGACTGGGCCCGCTGGGAGTGGGAGCTGGACTGGATGGCACTGAATGGCATCAACCTGGCACTGGCCTGGAATGGCCAGGAGGCCATCTGGCAGCGG GTGTACCTGGCCTTGGGCCTGACCCAGTCAGAGATCGATGAGTACTTCACAGGCCCCGCCTTCCTGGCCTGGGGGCGCATGGGCAACCTGCACACCTGGGGTGGCCCCCTGCCCCGCTCCTGGCACCTCAAACAGCTTTACCTACAG catcgGATCCTGGACCGCATGCGCTCCTTCGGCATGATCCCGGCGTTGCCTGCCTTTGCAGGGCACATCCCCAAGGCTCTCACCAG GGTGTTCCCTCAGGTCAACGTCACCCAGCTGGGCAGCTGGGGACACTTCAACTGCTCCTactcctgctccttcctcctggcTCCGGAAGACCCTCTATTCCCTATCATTGGGAGCCTCTTCCTGCGGGAGCTGACCAAAGAGTTTGGCACAGATCACATCTATGGGGCCGACACTTTCAACGAGATGCAACCCCCATCCTCAGAGCCCTCCTACCTTGCGGCAGCCACAGCCTCTGTCTACCAGGCCATGATCACAG TGGACCCTGACGCTGTGTGGCTGCTCCAAGGCTGGCTCTTCCAGCACCAGCCCCAGTTCTGGGGGCCGGCCCAGGTGAGAGCCGTGCTGGGGGCAGTGCCCCGTGGCCGCCTCTTGGTTCTGGACCTGTTTGCTGAGAGCCAGCCCATATACGTCCGAACAGCCTCCTTCCACGGCCAGCCCTTTATCTGGTGCATGCTGCATAACTTTGGGGGCAACCACGGTCTGTTCGGGGCCCTGGAGGCCGTGAACCGGGGCCCTGCAGCGGCCCGCCTCTTCCCCAATTCCACTATGGCAGGCACGGGCATGGCCCCTGAGGGCATTGGCCAGAACGAAGTGGTCTATGCCCTCATGGCCGAGCTGGGCTGGCGGAAGGACCCGGTGGCTGATTTGGAGGCCTGGGTGACCGGCTTTGCGGCCCGTCGGTATGGAGTCGCCCACAAGGGTACAGAGGCCGCATGGAGGCTGCTTCTCAGGAGTGTCTACAATTGCTCTGGGGAGGCCTGCATTGGGCACAATCGCAGCCCTCTGGTCAGGAGGCCGTCCCTGCGGATGGTTACTACTGTCTGGTACAACCGCTCGGATGTGTTTGAGGCCTGGCGCTTGCTGCTGACAGCCACTCCCGCCCTGGCCACGAGCCCTGCCTTCCGCTACGACCTGCTGGACGTCACTCGCCAGGCAGCCCAGGAGCTGGTCAGCCTCCACTATGGGGAGGCCAGGACCGCCTACCTCAACAAGGAGCTGGTTCCCCTGCTCAGGGCGGCAGGCACCCTGGTCTACGAGCTTCTGCCTGCGCTGGACACAGTGCTGGCGAGTGACCACCGCTTCCTGCTGGGTGGCTGGCTGGAGCAGGCCCGGGCGGCCGCCGTCAGCGAGGCCGAGGCCCGTTTCTATGAGCGGAACAGCCGCTACCAGCTGACGCTGTGGGGGCCCGAGGGCAATATCCTGGACTATGCCAACAAGCAGCTGGCAGGGCTGGTGGCTGACTACTACACCCCGCGCTGGGAGCTCTTCGTGGACATGCTGGTCGAGAGCCTGGTCCAAGGCATTCCCTTCCAACAGCACCAGTTTGACGAGAAGGCCTTCTGGCTGGAGCAGACCTTTGTCTTCAGCACACGGAGGTATCCCAGCCAGCCCCAAGGTGACACTGTGGACCTGGCCAAGAAGCTCTTCCTCAGATATTACCCCCGGTTGGTGGCTGGCTCCTTGTGA
- the HSD17B1 gene encoding estradiol 17-beta-dehydrogenase 1 isoform X2 — protein sequence MDRTVVLITGCSSGIGLHLALRLASDPSRSFKDPHLLPEPPVYATLRDLRAQGPLWEAARARGCPPGSLETLQLDVRDADSVAAARARVTEGRVDVLGEPPRNTCAGAFPTLCPNQNVPRPRDLLGPRTERQAGPDFSPHSVQCRAGPAWAAGGAYGWRRGVSAGRERDRDGADTAGLPARHEAPPLRTYTGDRQHGRFDGAAVQRRLLRQQVRDRRSLRESGGSAAALRGPRHLERIFREAAQDPEEVTEVFLAALRAPRPALRYFSTESFLPLAHLRLADPSGCSYVAAMHRAVFADEPVEEATASDRGDPGLRAPPGARQ from the exons ATGGACCGCACTGTGGTGCTCATCACTGGCTGCTCCTCGGGCATTGGCCTGCACCTGGCCCTGCGCCTGGCATCCGACCCCTCGCGGAGCTTCAAAG ATCCTCATCTTCTTCCGGAACCTCCAGTGTATGCCACGCTGCGGGACCTGAGGGCGCAGGGCCCTCTGTGGGAGGCGGCCCGGGCCCGAGGGTGCCCTCCTGGCTCCCTGGAGACATTGCAGCTGGACGTGAGGGACGCAGACTCTGTGGCCGCTGCCCGGGCACGCGTGACCGAGGGCCGCGTGGATGTGTTGGGTGAGCCTCCCCGCAACACGTGTGCAGGAGCCTTTCCGACGCTGTGTCCAAACCAAAATGTCCCAAGGCCCAGGGACCTACTGGGTCCGaggacagagaggcaggcagggcctgACTTCTCTCCCCACAGTGTGCAATGCAGGGCGGGGCCTGCTTGGGCCGCTGGAGGTGCATACGGCTGGCGCCGTGGGGTCAGTGCTGGACGTGAACGTGACCGGGACGGTGCGGACACTGCAGGCCTTCCTGCCCGACATGAAGCGCCGCCGCTCAGGACGTATACTGGTGACCGGCAGCATGGGCGGTTTGATGG GGCTGCCGTTCAACGCCGTTTACTGCGCCAGCAAGTTCGCGATCGAAGGTCTTTGCGAGAGTCTGGCGGTTCTGCTGCCGCCCTTCGGGGTCCA CGCCATTTGGAGCGGATCTTCCGCGAGGCGGCGCAGGACCCGGAGGAGGTGACCGAG GTTTTCCTCGCCGCGCTGCGCGCCCCGCGTCCCGCGCTGCGCTACTTCAGCACCGAGAGCTTCCTACCCCTGGCGCACCTGCGCCTGGCCGACCCCAGCGGCTGCAGCTACGTCGCCGCCATGCACCGCGCGGTATTCGCCGACGAGCCCGTGGAGGAGGCGACGGCCTCGGACCGCGGCGACCCCGGGCTCCGCGCTCCTCCCGGCGCCCGGCAATAA
- the HSD17B1 gene encoding estradiol 17-beta-dehydrogenase 1 isoform X1: protein MDRTVVLITGCSSGIGLHLALRLASDPSRSFKVYATLRDLRAQGPLWEAARARGCPPGSLETLQLDVRDADSVAAARARVTEGRVDVLVCNAGRGLLGPLEVHTAGAVGSVLDVNVTGTVRTLQAFLPDMKRRRSGRILVTGSMGGLMGLPFNAVYCASKFAIEGLCESLAVLLPPFGVHVSLIECGPVRTAFLEKQEGVPGGALDGADAETRVLFSCYQRHLERIFREAAQDPEEVTEVGAGRGPGTKYGARGVAASPRPAPGQRASPRRRRFSSPRCAPRVPRCATSAPRASYPWRTCAWPTPAAAATSPPCTARYSPTSPWRRRRPRTAATPGSALLPAPGNKVLARRCLPLSPLCPRGARLGGTAPGCRLTAPVRQVAHAAGLCCFPGQPYLK, encoded by the exons ATGGACCGCACTGTGGTGCTCATCACTGGCTGCTCCTCGGGCATTGGCCTGCACCTGGCCCTGCGCCTGGCATCCGACCCCTCGCGGAGCTTCAAAG TGTATGCCACGCTGCGGGACCTGAGGGCGCAGGGCCCTCTGTGGGAGGCGGCCCGGGCCCGAGGGTGCCCTCCTGGCTCCCTGGAGACATTGCAGCTGGACGTGAGGGACGCAGACTCTGTGGCCGCTGCCCGGGCACGCGTGACCGAGGGCCGCGTGGATGTGTTGG TGTGCAATGCAGGGCGGGGCCTGCTTGGGCCGCTGGAGGTGCATACGGCTGGCGCCGTGGGGTCAGTGCTGGACGTGAACGTGACCGGGACGGTGCGGACACTGCAGGCCTTCCTGCCCGACATGAAGCGCCGCCGCTCAGGACGTATACTGGTGACCGGCAGCATGGGCGGTTTGATGG GGCTGCCGTTCAACGCCGTTTACTGCGCCAGCAAGTTCGCGATCGAAGGTCTTTGCGAGAGTCTGGCGGTTCTGCTGCCGCCCTTCGGGGTCCA CGTGAGCCTCATCGAGTGCGGCCCGGTGCGCACCGCCTTTCTGGAGAAGCAGGAGGGCGTCCCGGGCGGGGCGCTGGACGGCGCGGACGCTGAGACCCGGGTCCTCTTCTCCTGCTACCAGCGCCATTTGGAGCGGATCTTCCGCGAGGCGGCGCAGGACCCGGAGGAGGTGACCGAGGTAGGCGCCGGGCGCGGCCCCGGAACCAAGTACGGCGCGCGGGGGGTGGCGGCGAGCCCCCGGCCGGCCCCCGGCCAGCGCGCTTCCCCTCGCCGCCGCAGGTTTTCCTCGCCGCGCTGCGCGCCCCGCGTCCCGCGCTGCGCTACTTCAGCACCGAGAGCTTCCTACCCCTGGCGCACCTGCGCCTGGCCGACCCCAGCGGCTGCAGCTACGTCGCCGCCATGCACCGCGCGGTATTCGCCGACGAGCCCGTGGAGGAGGCGACGGCCTCGGACCGCGGCGACCCCGGGCTCCGCGCTCCTCCCGGCGCCCGGCAATAAAGTCTTGGCCCGCCGCTGTCTGCCGCTCTCTCCTTTGTGCCCCCGGGGCGCGCGGCTCGGGGGGACGGCGCCAGGCTGCCGGCTCACCGCACCTGTGCGACAAGTGGCGCATGCAGCGG gTCTTTGCTGTTTCCCTGGACAACCTTATCTAAAATAG
- the HSD17B1 gene encoding estradiol 17-beta-dehydrogenase 1 isoform X3 → MDRTVVLITGCSSGIGLHLALRLASDPSRSFKDPHLLPEPPVYATLRDLRAQGPLWEAARARGCPPGSLETLQLDVRDADSVAAARARVTEGRVDVLVCNAGRGLLGPLEVHTAGAVGSVLDVNVTGTVRTLQAFLPDMKRRRSGRILVTGSMGGLMGLPFNAVYCASKFAIEGLCESLAVLLPPFGVHVSLIECGPVRTAFLEKQEGVPGGALDGADAETRVLFSCYQRHLERIFREAAQDPEEVTEVFLAALRAPRPALRYFSTESFLPLAHLRLADPSGCSYVAAMHRAVFADEPVEEATASDRGDPGLRAPPGARQ, encoded by the exons ATGGACCGCACTGTGGTGCTCATCACTGGCTGCTCCTCGGGCATTGGCCTGCACCTGGCCCTGCGCCTGGCATCCGACCCCTCGCGGAGCTTCAAAG ATCCTCATCTTCTTCCGGAACCTCCAGTGTATGCCACGCTGCGGGACCTGAGGGCGCAGGGCCCTCTGTGGGAGGCGGCCCGGGCCCGAGGGTGCCCTCCTGGCTCCCTGGAGACATTGCAGCTGGACGTGAGGGACGCAGACTCTGTGGCCGCTGCCCGGGCACGCGTGACCGAGGGCCGCGTGGATGTGTTGG TGTGCAATGCAGGGCGGGGCCTGCTTGGGCCGCTGGAGGTGCATACGGCTGGCGCCGTGGGGTCAGTGCTGGACGTGAACGTGACCGGGACGGTGCGGACACTGCAGGCCTTCCTGCCCGACATGAAGCGCCGCCGCTCAGGACGTATACTGGTGACCGGCAGCATGGGCGGTTTGATGG GGCTGCCGTTCAACGCCGTTTACTGCGCCAGCAAGTTCGCGATCGAAGGTCTTTGCGAGAGTCTGGCGGTTCTGCTGCCGCCCTTCGGGGTCCA CGTGAGCCTCATCGAGTGCGGCCCGGTGCGCACCGCCTTTCTGGAGAAGCAGGAGGGCGTCCCGGGCGGGGCGCTGGACGGCGCGGACGCTGAGACCCGGGTCCTCTTCTCCTGCTACCAGCGCCATTTGGAGCGGATCTTCCGCGAGGCGGCGCAGGACCCGGAGGAGGTGACCGAG GTTTTCCTCGCCGCGCTGCGCGCCCCGCGTCCCGCGCTGCGCTACTTCAGCACCGAGAGCTTCCTACCCCTGGCGCACCTGCGCCTGGCCGACCCCAGCGGCTGCAGCTACGTCGCCGCCATGCACCGCGCGGTATTCGCCGACGAGCCCGTGGAGGAGGCGACGGCCTCGGACCGCGGCGACCCCGGGCTCCGCGCTCCTCCCGGCGCCCGGCAATAA
- the HSD17B1 gene encoding estradiol 17-beta-dehydrogenase 1 isoform X5, whose amino-acid sequence MDRTVVLITGCSSGIGLHLALRLASDPSRSFKDPHLLPEPPVYATLRDLRAQGPLWEAARARGCPPGSLETLQLDVRDADSVAAARARVTEGRVDVLGEPPRNTCAGAFPTLCPNQNVPRPRDLLGPRTERQAGPDFSPHSVQCRAGPAWAAGGAYGWRRGVSAGRERDRDGADTAGLPARHEAPPLRTYTGDRQHGRFDGAAVQRRLLRQQVRDRRSLRESGGSAAALRGPRHLERIFREAAQDPEEVTEVFAVSLDNLI is encoded by the exons ATGGACCGCACTGTGGTGCTCATCACTGGCTGCTCCTCGGGCATTGGCCTGCACCTGGCCCTGCGCCTGGCATCCGACCCCTCGCGGAGCTTCAAAG ATCCTCATCTTCTTCCGGAACCTCCAGTGTATGCCACGCTGCGGGACCTGAGGGCGCAGGGCCCTCTGTGGGAGGCGGCCCGGGCCCGAGGGTGCCCTCCTGGCTCCCTGGAGACATTGCAGCTGGACGTGAGGGACGCAGACTCTGTGGCCGCTGCCCGGGCACGCGTGACCGAGGGCCGCGTGGATGTGTTGGGTGAGCCTCCCCGCAACACGTGTGCAGGAGCCTTTCCGACGCTGTGTCCAAACCAAAATGTCCCAAGGCCCAGGGACCTACTGGGTCCGaggacagagaggcaggcagggcctgACTTCTCTCCCCACAGTGTGCAATGCAGGGCGGGGCCTGCTTGGGCCGCTGGAGGTGCATACGGCTGGCGCCGTGGGGTCAGTGCTGGACGTGAACGTGACCGGGACGGTGCGGACACTGCAGGCCTTCCTGCCCGACATGAAGCGCCGCCGCTCAGGACGTATACTGGTGACCGGCAGCATGGGCGGTTTGATGG GGCTGCCGTTCAACGCCGTTTACTGCGCCAGCAAGTTCGCGATCGAAGGTCTTTGCGAGAGTCTGGCGGTTCTGCTGCCGCCCTTCGGGGTCCA CGCCATTTGGAGCGGATCTTCCGCGAGGCGGCGCAGGACCCGGAGGAGGTGACCGAG gTCTTTGCTGTTTCCCTGGACAACCTTATCTAA
- the HSD17B1 gene encoding estradiol 17-beta-dehydrogenase 1 isoform X4 — protein sequence MDRTVVLITGCSSGIGLHLALRLASDPSRSFKVYATLRDLRAQGPLWEAARARGCPPGSLETLQLDVRDADSVAAARARVTEGRVDVLVCNAGRGLLGPLEVHTAGAVGSVLDVNVTGTVRTLQAFLPDMKRRRSGRILVTGSMGGLMGLPFNAVYCASKFAIEGLCESLAVLLPPFGVHVSLIECGPVRTAFLEKQEGVPGGALDGADAETRVLFSCYQRHLERIFREAAQDPEEVTEVFLAALRAPRPALRYFSTESFLPLAHLRLADPSGCSYVAAMHRAVFADEPVEEATASDRGDPGLRAPPGARQ from the exons ATGGACCGCACTGTGGTGCTCATCACTGGCTGCTCCTCGGGCATTGGCCTGCACCTGGCCCTGCGCCTGGCATCCGACCCCTCGCGGAGCTTCAAAG TGTATGCCACGCTGCGGGACCTGAGGGCGCAGGGCCCTCTGTGGGAGGCGGCCCGGGCCCGAGGGTGCCCTCCTGGCTCCCTGGAGACATTGCAGCTGGACGTGAGGGACGCAGACTCTGTGGCCGCTGCCCGGGCACGCGTGACCGAGGGCCGCGTGGATGTGTTGG TGTGCAATGCAGGGCGGGGCCTGCTTGGGCCGCTGGAGGTGCATACGGCTGGCGCCGTGGGGTCAGTGCTGGACGTGAACGTGACCGGGACGGTGCGGACACTGCAGGCCTTCCTGCCCGACATGAAGCGCCGCCGCTCAGGACGTATACTGGTGACCGGCAGCATGGGCGGTTTGATGG GGCTGCCGTTCAACGCCGTTTACTGCGCCAGCAAGTTCGCGATCGAAGGTCTTTGCGAGAGTCTGGCGGTTCTGCTGCCGCCCTTCGGGGTCCA CGTGAGCCTCATCGAGTGCGGCCCGGTGCGCACCGCCTTTCTGGAGAAGCAGGAGGGCGTCCCGGGCGGGGCGCTGGACGGCGCGGACGCTGAGACCCGGGTCCTCTTCTCCTGCTACCAGCGCCATTTGGAGCGGATCTTCCGCGAGGCGGCGCAGGACCCGGAGGAGGTGACCGAG GTTTTCCTCGCCGCGCTGCGCGCCCCGCGTCCCGCGCTGCGCTACTTCAGCACCGAGAGCTTCCTACCCCTGGCGCACCTGCGCCTGGCCGACCCCAGCGGCTGCAGCTACGTCGCCGCCATGCACCGCGCGGTATTCGCCGACGAGCCCGTGGAGGAGGCGACGGCCTCGGACCGCGGCGACCCCGGGCTCCGCGCTCCTCCCGGCGCCCGGCAATAA